The window CCGGTAATCATTTATGCACCCAGTTTCCAAGCTTCCTCCATTGAAAACTTTGCGCTTTGCGAATACTTGGCAAGCCATGGTTTTGTGGTGATATCCAGTCCAAGCAGGGGAACTGAAACCCGTTGGTTCAGTAATAACAATGCTAAAGAAATGGAGACCCAAGCCAGAGATGTGGAGTATTTGATCAAGGAGATAAGTAAGTATCCTGTTGCGGATGATGATATTGCTATTATGGGTTTTAGCTTTGGCGGCCTGTCCAATATCCTGGTGCAGACACGTAATGACAAGGTAAAGGCCGTTGTCAGTTTGGACGGTACTGAAAGATACCAGTATGGACTACTTACCCAGTCACCGTTTTTCGATGCCTTTAAAATGGATGTCCCCTATATGCACATGGCTCAAAAGGACATTCCTGAAATTGTCCTGAAAGAAGACAAGATTGACGCTGCGCTGAACACCGAATTCAAATTGTACGATAGCATAACAAAAAGCAAAGTGTATCGGTTAAAGTTCCACAACCTGAGCCATACCCATTTTAGTACGCTGGGCGTTCTTTTTGCCGAGAGGGACAAGAGGCAGGATAAAAGCGATCCAGAAATAATGGAATCTTACAAATGGGTCGCTAGGTACACACTGCAATTCTTGGAAGCTACTTTAAAAGGGGATAAGAATGCCTTACAGTACATCGATAACGATCCGCAGTACAATGGAGCTGCGGATGGCTTGATAACGCTACAAATCAAGCGGCCAGAAAAAGAGGCGTACACCTTTCAGGATTTCCATGAGCTGGCCTCAAAAAAGAATTACAAAAACTTGGTTCAACTCCACGACTCTATCCTAAAAAACCATCCTTCGTTCAAAATTCCCGAAGGCAATTTGAACACGCTCGGCCTACAACTTGTTTTCAATCCAAAAACATCCGATCAAGGCATAAAGGTTTTTCTTTTGGGGACAAAACTCTATCCCAATTCCGCCAATCTTTATGATAGTTTGGCTGAGGGCTATCTATTTATGGGAAATGACAAAAAGGCAATTGAAAGCTTTGAAAGGTCTTTGGAGTTGAATCCACAAAATCAGAATGCCATCAACCGATTGGAGCAGTTAAAGAAATAAAGCTAATTGATTGAAGGGCAAATAACTTATTGGAAAACACGACTGCCTAAAATCACCACACAGATTGCCAAAATTCATAATAACTGATTTCTTAATTCTTGTTTTAACTCAATTGTTTAATACTGCGTATATTGGAAGTATGATTGAATATGGCATAAGTGTAAAAAATGATGATTCGAGGCGTCTTATCCTGACCATTATATCACTATTTCTTTCAATCAACATGTTTTTTGCGCAGAATGAAGAGGAAAAACTTGCTGATATCATCGATTATCTTAGAGAGTTATCCTATCCTGAGTTTTCTGGCGTGGTCTTACTTGCAAAGGGGGATAACGTTCTATTTAAAAAGGCTTATGGGTATTCAAGTATAGAGTATGAAGAAAAAAATACTGTCAATACATTATTCAATATTGCCTCAATAACAAAAACAATGACAGCCGTGGCGGCCCTTCAATTGGTCGATAAAGGTCTATTGGATTTAGATACTCCAGTAGGTGAGTATTTACCAGATTATCCTAACTATTTCGATTTTTGTAATTTCATTTTAAATATGACTCTTTGATGAATAGGTCAGCTTCAAAATCCACAAAAAAAGAACTGGTAATTTGGATAGAATCCCTCAACGATGATTCAATTATTGCGCTATTACATTCTATAAAACTTTCCAGTGAAGGAAAGTCTGGTGACTGGTGGGATGAAATTACAGAAAGTGATCGGGTAAACATTCTCTCTGGCATAAGAGACCTTGAACAAGGACAGACAATGAACTCAAAAGAGTTTTGGAAGGAGATTGCCAATGGGTAATATTTGTGAAGTCACCTGGACAAAAAAGTCCGTTTCCAACGCATTGGAAATCAAATCACACCTTAATCGCAAGTTCGGCAAAAAGGATGACCCAGTCTGGTTTGAGAAACTTTTAAAGCAATTTGAGAAAACCGTGTTTCATTTCCCAACGCTTTATCCAAAATCACATAAACTTAAATCCTTACGACGCGCTGTAATACACAAAAACATTACCATCTATTATCTGGTCGAAAAAGAAAGGATTACAGTCATTTCGATGAAGGATAATTGATAACTTTAAACAAGTGGGCAAAAAAACTAATGTGATAATAGACGAAAACATATTGAAAACATATCACTGGAAAATAATACTATACTTGCTGGTTCTTTTATGGATATGCCTATCCATTTTAAGCTGCAGCAAGGATGAGTGCCGTGAAGAGAAAAAAGAAAATTGTGCAGTAACTTTTGAAATCAACCCCGTTTGTGGGTGCAATGGTGTTACTTACGAAAACCCATCAACAGCCGAGTGTAATGGCATCAAGGACTATACAATGGGCTCATGCAACTAGGTTTTTTGACCGTATAGTAAGCGAAGCGAAGTCTTTTTTTTAAATAGCTGTGTGCCAAGTAATTTGTATGGATTGCCTTAGTTAGCCTATTTTTACTTGAATTAGTTTTGATTCATTGAATCGAGCACGAACCCAATCCAAATGATCAATGAAAAAAATTGTGCCTTTGATTATAATGGCTTTTATGTTGTCTAATTGCTCCGAAAATGATGGCGGTATAGACTGCGCGCTTTTTGATCCTGGCTTCCCTTCGTTGTATGTCAGACTGATCGATCAAAATGGAGATAATCTAATTGGGAACGGAACCATTGACCCGAACGAAATAATACTCCTAAAAGGATTGGGCTACAGATACAATCCGCCCAATGAATTTGCAGTTCAAGATTCCGATATCAGGAAGTTCGACAATACAATCAAGCTGTATATCCCGAATGAGTCTACTTTTCAATATATCATTAAACTGAACGAAACTGATGTTGTTACCTTGGATATTTCTGCTCAACGAAAAAATATCCCCTGCGATCTTTTTTATTATATTCCAACAGGGATATTGCAGAATAACAAAGAACTCCAAATAGAGGAAGTTTTCACCTTGGAATTTATAGCAGAAATTACAATTTAAAAATCATGTACATGGAACAATCGGTCCATTTAAATTGCGACTCGTTTGTGGTGGCGATGTTAGAAACACCCCAAAATATATTCAGAGATGGTAAAAAAGCGAACTGAGCACATAATTCATGCAGATGAAGTCGAAATAGGTCCACTCCAATTGCAATTGATGCTCGGGTCCTCGTACAAAAAAGCGATTGAACTATGCGTAAACAGCATTTTTTGTAACTGTGGGTCAAAAGACAAACGTCTGGTTAATTACAAAAGCTATATCAACGACTTAAACGATGTCATTCTAAAGGGCTGGTGTAGTTCTTGTAATACCATCGCAGCAAGATATATAGAAACTGGTGAACGTGAAGGTATTGAAGCCATTGCGGATAGAATAAGACATACCAATCAAAAATAACCTTATATACTTGACCAGTAAAACGGTTTGAAGATGAACATCTTACTCGTGAATCTCATTTTTATGATACCTAAAAAAGAAGATGTCTTTTTGTTGATTAGAGCCCCTAAAAATAGTAAAGGAAGGTGAAATTAACCTTATGTGTTGGTGCTGAAAAACTTCTGTAAACTACCTGCTCAATCTTATAGCCTTGAACTTCATGACTTTTGATGTTTCATATCCTATGTTTAATATATTCCCATCTATTGCATAATTCATTATAAATGCTTCCCGACTCGAGTCATAGGTCGAAGCGATGGTCTGATAAAAACGCATCCCCCACTCACTTTCGGCTACTTCGGTTCCATTCAGCGAAAGAAATGTCAAACTACCTGTACCCGAAGCATACTCCCCGAAAAAAGTGTTCCGTGCCGTTGAACCATCAAATTCATCTTCCTTAAACGTGATTCGGATAACATCTCCCCTGTTAGGGGTATTTATATTTTCTCCCGTACTTTCATTGAAGTACGAAACCAACTCCCAAGAACCTATTAGCGTTACATTGGTCACCACATCATCATCACTGCATCCTAAACAGAAAAAAAGCATCAGAAGAATAGCTAAATACCTGACTGACATAACAATAAATTTATAGTAATATACAATTTTAACATAGACATCCCTTCGTTAAATCATCACAATTTTTAATTCCTTATGTTTGAGTGGCCTGAATTTTATTTCTAAACCATTTGGAATAACGATCAAACAATATTTTGAGGAATCGGTAAAGTGCAGTATGTTTTATTAAATCAAATGATAAAATTGGCCGTAACCAATCATCGAAACCAACCTTGATATAGGAATGACCATGAAAAAAAAACGTGCAAACTCGGAACACTACATTTGGGGAGAAAATTGCCATGGTTGGCATCTATTGAAAAATGACCGATTGAGTATCATAGAAGAGTCCATGCCTCCCAATACTTCTGAGGTGAAGCATTACCATAACAAAGCTCAGCAATTCTTTTATATTCTAAGGGGTAGTGCAGTTTTTGAGTTGGACAATACAACTCTGCATATTGGCGAACGGGAAGGGATACATATCGGAAGCCAAGTTATCCACCAAATTCGAAACGAGGGCAGCACAAATTTGGAATTTATTGTAATCTCAGAGCCCACATCTAAAGGTAATCGGGTAATCATAGAACAGACCAAAACCAAACAACAATCCTAAGCAAAAAAGGTCAGTTATTCCCGAACTTCTCCAACGCGGCGAGGATAGGCCCCAAAGACTTACCCTTTTCCGTGAGGGCATAATTCACCTCGGGTGGAAAGCCGTTTGTTTCACGTCTTTTGATGATGCCCTTGGACTCCATTTGCCGTAAATGGTCTGCAAGTACTTTTTTAGAAACTCTAGGCATCGATCGCCAGAGGTCGTTGAACCTGAATTCCCCATAGTGGAACAAATAATGCAAGATCATGGGTTTCCATTTTCCCGAAAGCATGGTCAATGCCTTCTTTAATCCACAATTCTCAAAATCCTTGTAGTCCATCGCTGGTTTATCCATAAAACAAAGTTACCTAAAAGTAACCTTCTTGCTCATTTATAAAGACTCAGCTAGGTTTACCAAAATAAAGATGACGTCCCTTAGATACTAATGGAGCTGAGGCGGACTTTAATGAATAAAATGATTAAACCCTATCCTATGCACATACAGTTATGGCGCAATGCCACCATCCAGATTGCAGTCGGAAAAACCAACATACTGATCGACCCCATGCTGGGAGAAAAAGGAGCGGTCGGTCCTTTTCCCTTTACCAATGATCAACGTGAAAATCCATTGGTCCCCTTGCCCTTCTCTGAAGAGAAACTTAGAAAAAAACTGAAATGCATTGATGCCGTCTTTGTTTCGCATCTGCATCCGGACCACTGGGATGAGGCAGCCATTCGTTTAATCGAGAAGACAACCACAATCATATGCCCTGAACCTTTGGCAAAAACCATAGCTTCTTATGGCTTTCAAAAGATTATTACGCTCAATGATCAAATGGTCCTGGATGATATCCAACTCCACCTGACCAACGGACAGCATGGTACTGGTGACATAGGGAAACATATGGGCCAAGTGAATGGAATCATACTTGAGCACCATAATCTTAAACTCTATATCGCAGGGGATACCATATGGTGCCCTGAGGTTAAGAAAGCTATAACCGAACACCGCCCCCAACACATCATTGTGGCAGGGGGTGCGGCTACCTTCGCCATAGGAGACCCCGTTACCATGACCGGAAAAGATATCAAGGCTCTTTGTGAACATGCTTCTAAGGCATCCATTTGGATAACCCATATGGAGGCGGTAAGTCCATGCAGGGAGAATAGGGCCATGCTTACCGAATATCTAAAGTACCATGGGCTTTTGAATCAGTGCAAGGTATTGGCCGATGGGGAGAAAGTAGCGCTAAATTAAACAGAGTTTCTACTTGAAAAAGTCTCAGTGAAAAGGCCATACCTTTTTCAACCTGGCCCCTCCTAGGGTTGTAGACCTATTTTATCGGAAACAACCCTATCACATAAGGCGCTAACTTAAGCAGTACGGGAGTTTAATAATGTAAAAAATCGAATCACAACCCCCAAAAAGTGCTTTGGAAAACCCATATCCAAGGGTTTAATGACGAGTAAAAACCTTCGGTTCAAATATCCTATTTGGTCCCTTGCTTTGCCATTTAATATTAGAGCCCTTAGCACGCCCATGGTACCTTTTACCCTTTAGCAGCAGTTTGCGACTGCCACTTTTTTCCTGTAGCTCTATCATTAGACGCTCCCTACCAATCAAAGTAAACTTGGGTACCACATATACAAAACGCTCCACATGGCCTACCTTGACGATGGAAGGCTTTTTATAACCGTAAAGTGGTTCCAGGGAAAGTTTCTGATAGGAGGATTTCTTTCTTGGATTCCCATGCACCTTAAACAGCTGGACAAAATCCACCTCAAAATCGATATCGGACTTATTTTCTATCTCAAGGACGATATAGGTTTCCCTGCCAAAATAGGCCACATCACGAAGTCGAAGAACCATGCCATCTTTACGTTTGGCCTTGAACACGGTGGTATTTCGTTCCATAAAATAGCGGCTGGCCTTGCTATACTGAAGACTGTCCGCTAGTGTAACTGTTTGGAATCTTCTTCTTTTCTTTTGGGCCATTTCATCCTTACGCTTTTCGGGCAGGACATTGCCAATAGCCTCGCTCTTATTGACAAACCGATGTTTTTCCTCCAATGGTTTACGATATACCAGATAATAGGAATAGGCCAGCCCATCCTCGGTCACCACTAGCAGATTGCTGTCATCACCCTGATTACCTTGCAAAAGCCCTACCCTTTCTGGAGTTTCTTGATTATATCCCAGCGTATAATTGGAATGCCCGGTGACAGCTCGTGATATCGGCTTTGGGAATATCAGGGGCAACACATGGGTATCGTTGACATATAAAGTGTCCGTTTGGCCATAGAGCGTAGCAAGTGAGAAAAAAAGTATCGGTAAATATGGATATATTTTCATAGGGTTTGATTTTCTGATTTGAGTATGAGTTGATAGCCATCATGAACGGTCACCCGCACGGTACGATTGGAGCGTCGGAACACCTGTTTGATGCCTCCCAATTGAGGCATACCAGGAAGGCTGATATCCTGAACGGCATCGTCCAGCACCTCTCGTGTTGCTTCTTCGCGATAACTGTTCTCCACATAGATGCCCTCTCCCCCGTCCATGGTATCGTAGGCCTTTAAACGGACAGGATGCTGGCCAATATGGTCAATGGACAGAAAGACCCTATTGGCCCGAAACGAAACAAATCCATAGAGCAGGGTGTTTCGTGTAAAATATCTGCCATTGATATCCATGTCCTCATTAAGCCGCAGTTCCAGACGGTTTTTGGCCCGTACCCGTTGCTCACCGTTAACTATGGCCCTAATAGCAACGGGAGGATGTACACTATCTTTTTGTATTGGTCTGGAGCCAAAAAAAGCGGTATGGGCCTTGGAAAAGTCGATGGGTTTTGGTTCTGGCTTTGGGTCGGAGTTTTCCGTTTGGATATCCACTATTGGTTGGGTCCTTGATTTTGGCTTACGGTAAGTGCCCGCCCCATAATCAATACGCCCCTCCCTATAGATGCTGTCCACGATACGCTGGCGCTGTTTCTCCTGTAATTCCGGGTCATATGCCCCGGTGGAATCGATATACTCTTCCCCGTACAGACTGGGCTTTGTCCGTTCGCGTTCGTCCTTGATGGCGTCAACGGCCTCTAGCTTTGAGCTGAACTCTTCTGGTTCCTCTACCAGTTCCGGCACCTTTGTTTGTCTTATCTCGTCATCTTTTGAAGGTTCCTCCAGCTGCAATGCATAGAGCATAATAAACCCACAAATGCTAACAAGCAGACCTATAAACAACAATTTGTTTCTATCCAGTTTCATCATGACATTAATTGTTTTCTGGTTCAAGTTGACGGAGGGAATCTTCAAAAAAGTCGGTAATCAACAATCCATGCGGATTGTTTGGAAAATTACGTTCCACTACAATGAGTTCGCCTGAGGTAACCAATTGGTAGCGGTCCATGACCGCTCCCCGATGGACCTCAAATATGGTCCTCGCCCTAAAACGATAAGGCTCCTTGTCCAAGTCCAGTTCAATGTCCACCTGTACAACCTGTTGCCGCAACGAAAACTGTAACAGTCGGTTGTAGACCCCATCCGATTTTTTTTGACGGTAAATGGCATCCACCGAAGCATCCCCTAGCCACAAGGCCTTATCCAAATGGTCGTGGTAATTGCTATCATCAATACCATAAAAAAGCCGGTGGAACAGATCAATATGGGCCAAAGCCTCCACCTCCCGTTTCTTTTCTTGGCCTACCAGTTCCAATGGCACTATCGTGCCATCGGCACCTATGGCAAAGGCAGCGTTCAATAATTTCTCCTGATAGTGGTACAGCAGTCCCATCGAAAGGCCGCTTGTTAATAGACAGAGAACGACCACCGCCAGAACAATAAAACGGTTCAAACGAAGGACATCAGTGATGTTTTTATATACTTTTTTCATAACGGTTTGTTTTCAAAGTGAATATGGTTTAAGCCCCCCCTGCAAAAAGCCGAAACGTAAAAGTCGTCGCCCGCTTATAGAGCTTGAACTTCAGCAGTACGATAAACCCTATCCCCGCAAGCTCGATCAAGGGGGCGAACAGCTCGCTGCCAAAGTCCGTTCCAAAGAGATTGGGCCAAAAATTATCCGTGATTTCTTGATAGAGGGCATTGACAAAGACATTGACCAAAAAGAAGGCCGGGACGATCATATATACCGCTGCATACAAGCGGAAGAAGCGATAGCCTATTTCCCTGAACCTTTCGAAGACCGCCATGCTAATGACCAAAGGGAAAAATCCCTGCATTACCCCAAGGATAAAATAGCGTTCGGCCAAAAAAAGCGGATAGATGAACAAATCCAGTACCCAAAGCACCAGACTCCCCGCCCAGGCCAAGGTCCTTAGCCCCATAAACGGGGTGGCCAGCCATTCGTACAATAGGCCCATGGCCTTGGTGGCTGCATCCAACAGACCTGCTTCTTCCTCAACTTCTACTTCCTGAAGTCCTAGTGGCAATAGTTCGGGTGCCGTATCCCTATATTGGCTCTCAATGGCCACCAAAATGGTGTCAAAGGCGCCCAGCACCTCTGTTGAGAACAATACGACCAATACCACCGCAAAATTCCGTATCAGATCACTGGGCGTAAGTCCCCAAGTGAGTCCTGTTTGTGTTGCGCCGCCCTCATAATACTTTTTGATGATATTGACCAAAAAGAATAGTATGGCCAAGGCCTTCATCCCACCAATCGTATAGGTGGCAAAACTGCTGTCCTTGATGGTCTGAAAGACCGCATCCACATATTCAAGTCCCATATCGTTCTAGTTTTAAAAGTTGGGCTTTCTATCCTTGATTATTGCTTGCATCTTCCGAAAGGAGATGACCATGTCGTACCGCTTTTTCCGGTGCTTGATATCGGCCAATATTTTTTGGGATTCCTCCCGTTGGGCCTCCAATATCGCCAGCCTTTCTGCGTCTGTCATATTCAAAAAATCATTGCTGAGCACCTGCCCCATAAAATCCAATTGGTCCAGGGAATGTTCCATGATTCCGTTGAAGGCATTGGATATGGTCTCGATTTCATCGCCATGGATATAGGGTGAATTCAAGACTTCTCTCAAATCGTCCCGGACCATCTCAAAAAGTCGTTCGTTGTTGCGGGTGATGTCCCGGACCGCTTGGTACTGCCTCACCGCATTGTTTACCTTTTCTATCTTTTCCCGCACCGCATTGAGCTGCTCTACCATCTTTAATAATTCCGCGGTCTGCTTTGCGGATTCGACCAGCTGTTTGGCCAAGGATATAAAGTTGGTATTATCGTACACCGGCATCCCCTGGCAGGCAGCGCCTGCAGGCAGAAATAAGATAAAGGCAAGCCCTAATACCAAAGAGCGGCACCTATTCCGGATTGATTGGCTTTTAGTTATTTTCATGTTGCAGTGTTTTCTGATGGACGAATGTTTGGATGGCCAATTCCATATCTTGGGTCTTTTCGTAAAGCTCCATGATGGCCTGATTTTCAGTACCGTCGGTAAGATAGGCTGCATAGGCCTCTGGGGGCACTTCCAGACGGTAGATATTACTTTCGGATCCTATCTTGATAAAGATTTCAGTGTACTTGCGTTCGCCCTTCAAATCGCTCTTGATTGACCGGAGCTGGTTCAGGTCATGGATGCTTAGATTGAGGCGTTTCCCTAGCGCATCATATCCCTTTTCGTTCCGCAGGCTATAGATGACCTGGGTGTTCTCCAAGATGGTGGCCGAGGTATGGTTCTCTGGCAATTGGTTGATGGACTGCAGTACAATGCCAATGGCCCCGTTCTGCTTTCTGATGGCCTGATAGTAAAACTCCACGCTCTCCAGAACATTGGGGAACTTGAGCTGTTTGGCAAATTCATCGAAGAGGATGATACCCCGCTCGCTTCGGTTTTTCCATATGGTCCGTTGGATGGCAGACTTGATGAGTTTGAGCATCACGGACAGGACCTCACGGTTGTCCCTGACCTCGTCCAGCTCGAATATGATCAGTCGCTTGTCCTCCAACCGATGGGATTGGTCCTCCCTGACCTTAAAAAGAAAACTGTAAATACCATCGCCCACATACTCGGAGAGGATGTGCAAAAAATTGGTCAGGTTGAAATAGCCGGGGTCAATACCCAAGGTTTCCAATAACGTATTTTGGTGTTCTTGGATGAAGGCATACAGTCCTTCGAGCGAATGCCCTTCCTTGATTGTTTCATAATAGGAACGAAGGATTTTCTTCAGGGCGACCTGGTGTGCCTTGCCTATAGTATCGTCTGTAGCATATAGTTCTATCAAGAAGTTGGTCAGGTCCTCTAACCACTCTGCGGCGACACCGTCGCCTGGGGTTTTATAGAAGGGGTTGATACCAAGGTTTTTACCGGGTTCGTATTTCAGGATGATGTGTTCTTCCGGATATAATTGAGCAAACTTGGCGTAACTACCCCCTAGGTCGATGATCACTAGGCGTACGTCCTGCTCAAAATACTGCCGTAGGATGTTGTTGGCCAAAAAGGACTTGCCCTCTCCCGTTGGAGCGAATATGGCAAAGTTCCGGGCCTTGATACGATGTTTTCTCTCGTCCCATACATCCTTGACCACTGGTATGTTTTCCAGACGGTCATTGAAAATGATTCCCTTTTTATCCGAACGATAATTCGTGGAATTGATCCATAGGCAGAGTGCATGTTTTAGGTCGGTGACATAAAGGTCGGTATCGCCAAAATTACTGGAAAACAAGGGATAGCTGTTGAGCACATAATGGATACGTGACTTGCCCACCGGACAGTAGGGTTTAATATCCAGTTCCTTGAAACGGGCGGTGAGTTCCGATAACGATTGATCCAAATTCTTTTCACTCTTTGCCCAGCAAAGCACGTTTAATTGGCCCCTGATGATCAATGACGAATCATCTTGGTTGAGCCTGGAAAGGGTATCCGATACCCTATCGAACAGCAGTTTGTTCCGGGAGCCGAAATTGCTGCTCTTGGAGAGTTCCTCCAATCGCTTTTCAAGCAATTTGCGCCATTTGTGCCGATCATCCAAATGGATGAATTGGTTGACGATATGATTCCCGGGAAAGGTAAGACCGAACCCATCGATAAAACCTTGGTGGAACAAGAATCCATCTGCGGTATATTGTTCGTTGGGCCGGCTGGTCTGAACGCTATCACCAAAGCAGCCCTCATTGTTCACGGCCATGGCCCCAAACCGATGCTCGCCGACCTTGACCTTGTCCTTTTCCAATACCATGTCCGTATCGTATCCTTCATTGAATCCATTGAAATAGGTATCCGTATATTGGATCATAGCGGCCTGGTTGAACGCCAACAGTTTGAGTTTTGATGAATTATTGAGATATCCAACGGTATCCCTGACCGTTTTGCCAAACTCTTCCGCTTGGTCCCCAAGGGTCTGCGGTAACTTTTTGGATACTTTGGCAAAGGGATTGATCAGCGCGGAGCTATTGATGGCCCTGTTTTTGGGCCAGATAAAAAAGATCAGGGATTCATGGGAAAGGTGCTCCCTGCCTTTAAAATGGTCCCTTGTGGCCTTAGCCAAAAAGGAAACCTTGGGCAATTGGCTGGCATCAAAGGATGTTTTTCGATAGATATCCTGCTTGTGGACCAAGGTGCCAATGGGGAGGGATTTCAATGCCTGGAACCAATGGCCATGCAACTCCTCGAAATCCGCCTCCGAGAGGGAGTAAATCTCGGACAGTTCCACCCTGTAGGCATAGGCGATGTTCCCGTTGTTGGCCAATATCCTGTTCTGATCGACATCCACAATCGGATAGCTTTCATGAAAGTTCACTTCAGTGTTCATAGGAGGTTATTTTTTTGTTGGTGATACTATGTGGGAACCGTACCCCTATTTGGAGCAGTCTTGGTTCTTGGACCAATTTGAGCAATATGCCATAGAGCACTGTATTGCCAAGGCCCACTGCAATAAGGAGGATTAAATTAAAGGAGAAGATGACCGCTATGAGGGAGCCCACAACGGCCATCATCTGGAGGGCAAAAAAAGCCACGGGCAATCCAAAGATCAAGGCACGGACACGGATGTTTCGATAAACACTATACTGTTTCATATCATCTTGTTGTTCACTAAAAATGTTGCGTGCGCCTTAGACGACAATACCAATGAGATAGGTAAAGATCCCAACGACCGCCCCGGCAATAAGCACAAAGACCAGAACGCGGGTGATTCCTTTTTTGAGGTCGGCGTTCTCCCCAAAAAAATGGCCTGCATTGAAAAGAAAGCCGATTAGGAAGATGACACCTAGGATGATGGGGAAAATGGCCCGAATGGTATCCGAGATGTCCGCAACGGAATCCTCGATTCCCCCGATTTGGGGATAGCTGGCCTGGGAGACTAGGAGTCCAATAACAAGTGCTACTGATTTTTTAAAGTTTTTCATGACCGTTCGTTTTTTGATAGGTCCAATCCAATATGTTGGAAACGAGACCTGTTCATTATGATTGATTGAAATTACCTTGGAACTTGTTTAAGCGCCCAAAAGGATTTACGATGTGGAATTTCCAGTGATATGAAGAAAAGGCTTTAAAAATCACATTTTTTAACACTTGAAGCTGTTAATTATTGAAGTATTGGCACCAAAATCATCGTATCGCTGGAAATTGTTCAACAAAAGTTTTCCAAAATGAAAATGTACCTGTGCACCCTAACAATGTTGGTTTGCTGTTTAAATCTGATGGCTCAAAAGCCAGTCGTAATTATCGACCCGGGTCATGGAGGTCCAGACTCTGGGGCCATTGGCACTAATGGGATTCTGGAAAAGGATGTGATCTTGGCAATCGCCAAGAAGTGCCTACAATTGAATCGAACTCTATTCCAAGATAGTTTGGAAATCTACCTTACCCGTTATACCGACACCTTGGTCTCCTTGGGTACTCGGGCACGGCTGGCCAAGGCGCTTGGAGCGGATGCCTTTGTGTCCCTCCATTGCAA is drawn from Flagellimonas sp. MMG031 and contains these coding sequences:
- a CDS encoding dienelactone hydrolase family protein, with the translated sequence MRLTILQILIFFSGNLIAAQTSLKEINLENGAYKVGFRHYTATDSTRTYSRIFDYTNNKFPRPIPVSIWYPSEQEMVNREPLTVLDYFEVLKEEEEWEHLPNDQILNWFYYANTPANQKHLLETTTAYGGARSAKGKFPVIIYAPSFQASSIENFALCEYLASHGFVVISSPSRGTETRWFSNNNAKEMETQARDVEYLIKEISKYPVADDDIAIMGFSFGGLSNILVQTRNDKVKAVVSLDGTERYQYGLLTQSPFFDAFKMDVPYMHMAQKDIPEIVLKEDKIDAALNTEFKLYDSITKSKVYRLKFHNLSHTHFSTLGVLFAERDKRQDKSDPEIMESYKWVARYTLQFLEATLKGDKNALQYIDNDPQYNGAADGLITLQIKRPEKEAYTFQDFHELASKKNYKNLVQLHDSILKNHPSFKIPEGNLNTLGLQLVFNPKTSDQGIKVFLLGTKLYPNSANLYDSLAEGYLFMGNDKKAIESFERSLELNPQNQNAINRLEQLKK
- a CDS encoding serine hydrolase, producing MPKFIITDFLILVLTQLFNTAYIGSMIEYGISVKNDDSRRLILTIISLFLSINMFFAQNEEEKLADIIDYLRELSYPEFSGVVLLAKGDNVLFKKAYGYSSIEYEEKNTVNTLFNIASITKTMTAVAALQLVDKGLLDLDTPVGEYLPDYPNYFDFCNFILNMTL
- a CDS encoding cupin domain-containing protein codes for the protein MKKKRANSEHYIWGENCHGWHLLKNDRLSIIEESMPPNTSEVKHYHNKAQQFFYILRGSAVFELDNTTLHIGEREGIHIGSQVIHQIRNEGSTNLEFIVISEPTSKGNRVIIEQTKTKQQS
- a CDS encoding helix-turn-helix domain-containing protein, giving the protein MDKPAMDYKDFENCGLKKALTMLSGKWKPMILHYLFHYGEFRFNDLWRSMPRVSKKVLADHLRQMESKGIIKRRETNGFPPEVNYALTEKGKSLGPILAALEKFGNN
- a CDS encoding MBL fold metallo-hydrolase, whose product is MHIQLWRNATIQIAVGKTNILIDPMLGEKGAVGPFPFTNDQRENPLVPLPFSEEKLRKKLKCIDAVFVSHLHPDHWDEAAIRLIEKTTTIICPEPLAKTIASYGFQKIITLNDQMVLDDIQLHLTNGQHGTGDIGKHMGQVNGIILEHHNLKLYIAGDTIWCPEVKKAITEHRPQHIIVAGGAATFAIGDPVTMTGKDIKALCEHASKASIWITHMEAVSPCRENRAMLTEYLKYHGLLNQCKVLADGEKVALN
- a CDS encoding DUF4138 domain-containing protein; translated protein: MKIYPYLPILFFSLATLYGQTDTLYVNDTHVLPLIFPKPISRAVTGHSNYTLGYNQETPERVGLLQGNQGDDSNLLVVTEDGLAYSYYLVYRKPLEEKHRFVNKSEAIGNVLPEKRKDEMAQKKRRRFQTVTLADSLQYSKASRYFMERNTTVFKAKRKDGMVLRLRDVAYFGRETYIVLEIENKSDIDFEVDFVQLFKVHGNPRKKSSYQKLSLEPLYGYKKPSIVKVGHVERFVYVVPKFTLIGRERLMIELQEKSGSRKLLLKGKRYHGRAKGSNIKWQSKGPNRIFEPKVFTRH
- the traM gene encoding conjugative transposon protein TraM; amino-acid sequence: MMKLDRNKLLFIGLLVSICGFIMLYALQLEEPSKDDEIRQTKVPELVEEPEEFSSKLEAVDAIKDERERTKPSLYGEEYIDSTGAYDPELQEKQRQRIVDSIYREGRIDYGAGTYRKPKSRTQPIVDIQTENSDPKPEPKPIDFSKAHTAFFGSRPIQKDSVHPPVAIRAIVNGEQRVRAKNRLELRLNEDMDINGRYFTRNTLLYGFVSFRANRVFLSIDHIGQHPVRLKAYDTMDGGEGIYVENSYREEATREVLDDAVQDISLPGMPQLGGIKQVFRRSNRTVRVTVHDGYQLILKSENQTL
- a CDS encoding conjugal transfer protein TraK, whose translation is MKKVYKNITDVLRLNRFIVLAVVVLCLLTSGLSMGLLYHYQEKLLNAAFAIGADGTIVPLELVGQEKKREVEALAHIDLFHRLFYGIDDSNYHDHLDKALWLGDASVDAIYRQKKSDGVYNRLLQFSLRQQVVQVDIELDLDKEPYRFRARTIFEVHRGAVMDRYQLVTSGELIVVERNFPNNPHGLLITDFFEDSLRQLEPENN